CAGTGCGCGCGGTTTCCATACAGGCTCTTTCGCATAGACCACCGCCGGCAGCTCTCTTTGCACCTGCTCCCATTTGCTCATGATGAAATGCGGCGGTTTGGCCGCATATTGCTCAAAATAGGCAATGCCGTAGTTGGGTATAACCAAAGACAGGCCGCAACGCAGGCGGTTGCCGGTCATTTTCCATTTCTCAAACCCCATGGGGCTTTTGAATTGAACCGGCACGACTGCCTTTGCCTGCTCTCCCCACAAGCTGCCAATCACGATCAAAGGCAAAACGGAACATGTAAAAAACTGCTTTAAAGCCATTTTTTGTTCATCCTGCTTTGTTATTCCGTGTTATGCTCCCTATTATCGGCTAACTTTGTGGAACCTTTATTTTGCAAACACTCGTTATAACCCGTCCGGACGATTGGCATGTGCATTTTCGCGACGGCGACGCGCTTAAAGAGACAGTCGCCGCCACCGCGAGGCATTTTGCGCGTGCGCTGGCCATGCCTAACTTAAAGCCGGCATTGACGTCGGTTAAGTCCGTGTTGGCTTATCGGGAACGTCTTATGAAGGCGCTGAACTCAGCCTATGATTTTACTCCTTACATGACGCTTTATCTCAATGAACAGGTACAGCCCGAGGAGATGCTAGGCATTAAGGAAGGCGATGCCATTCTGGGCGCCAAGCTCTATCCCGCCGGCGCCACCACCAATTCAGAAGAAGGGGCTCATTCATTACGCGCCCTCTACCCTTTACTGGAGCTCATGCAGCAGCAGGATCTGGTGTTGCAGATCCATGGCGAAATCACTCACGGGGATATTTTCGATCGCGAAGCCGCGTTTCTTACCGAAGGGTTATTGCCCTTAACCCGCGATTTCCCAAAGCTTCGCATCGTTTTGGAACATATTTCCACCAAAGCCGCCGTCGATTTTGTTAGTGAGGCCAGCGAGCGGGTTGCCGCCAC
This region of Legionella taurinensis genomic DNA includes:
- the pyrC gene encoding dihydroorotase, with translation MQTLVITRPDDWHVHFRDGDALKETVAATARHFARALAMPNLKPALTSVKSVLAYRERLMKALNSAYDFTPYMTLYLNEQVQPEEMLGIKEGDAILGAKLYPAGATTNSEEGAHSLRALYPLLELMQQQDLVLQIHGEITHGDIFDREAAFLTEGLLPLTRDFPKLRIVLEHISTKAAVDFVSEASERVAATITPHHLMYNRNQLLSGGIKPHYYCLPVLKRERDQLALQQAAISGNAKFFAGTDSAPHARQTKETACGCAGIYSAPYAVSLYAQVFDELGQLEKLNHFMGHFGASFYRLPINKSELLLKRQPLTVPPSLPLGKDSVIPMAAGDTLAWSVHEG